The following are encoded together in the Bos javanicus breed banteng chromosome X, ARS-OSU_banteng_1.0, whole genome shotgun sequence genome:
- the LOC133243529 gene encoding melanoma-associated antigen B2-like isoform X2 encodes MPRGQKSKHRAREKRRQARAEIQGLHDQATTSRGEETTSFSPPDSESAPSSSCAAGTTTGPPGAQGTTSAAAGAIRKRSGGGGAARSRSGVGAEGQVQGGENSSQASAAAESSHTDLLTMESENLVKYMLLKYKMRELIKRSEMVKVIHRRYKAQFPEILSRASEHMEMVFGLVLKEVRRNSHCYTLVSNLDLSDSESMRGDWGLPKNGLLMPLLGVIYLNGHRASEEEVWKFLNILGIYDGRMHFIFGDTRKLITEDLVQEEYLEYNQVPGSDPPRYEFLWGPKALTENSKTKVLQFLTKVNNLVPDALLPHYEEALREEAERTGARAATGTGPSASASADPSASARPGTSAAARAGTSASARADMSALAGAGPSASARDGTSAAARDGTSASTSAHSRATSSRSSGP; translated from the exons ATGCCTCGTGGGCAGAAGAGTAAGCACCGTGCTCGTGAGAAACGTCGCCAGGCCCGGGCTGAGATCCAGGGTCTTCATGATCAGGCTACCACGTCTAGGGGAGAAGAGACcacctccttctcccctcctgattcAGAGAGTGCTCCCTCAAGCTCGTGTGCTGCTGGCACCACCACGGGTCCTCCGGGAGCCCAAGGCACCACCAGTGCTGCTGCAGGTGCTATACGCAAAAGATCTGGTGGTGGTGGCGCAGCACGCTCGAGATCTGGAGTAG GTGCCGAGGGCCAAGTTCAGGGAGGTGAAAATTCCTCCCAGGCCTCAGCTGCTGCTGAGAGCTCTCACACAGATCTTCTGACCATGGAGTCAGAGAATTTGGTGAAGTACATGCTGTTAAAGTATAAGATGAGGGAGCTAATTAAGAGGTCAGAAATGGTGAAGGTTATCCACAGAAGGTACAAGGCACAATTCCCTGAGATCCTCAGCAGGGCCTCTGAGCACATGGAGATGGTGTTTGGCCTGGTGCTCAAGGAAGTCAGGCGCAACAGTCACTGCTATACCCTGGTGAGCAACCTAGATCTCAGCGACAGTGAGTCTATGAGAGGTGACTGGGGGCTGCCGAAGAATGGTCTTCTGATGCCTCTGCTGGGTGTCATCTACCTGAATGGCCATCGTGCCTCTGAGGAGGAGGTCTGGAAGTTCCTGAATATTCTGGGCATCTATGATGGAAGAATGCACTTCATCTTTGGAGACACCAGGAAGCTCATCACAGAAGATCTGGTGCAGGAAGAGTACCTGGAATACAACCAGGTGCCTGGCAGTGATCCCCCTCGCTATGAGTTCCTGTGGGGTCCTAAAGCGCTCACAGAAAACAGCAAGACGAAAGTCCTGCAATTTTTGACCAAGGTCAACAATTTGGTCCCTGACGCCTTACTGCCACATTATGAGGAGGCTttgagagaggaggcagagagaacCGGAGCCAGAGCTGCAACCGGGAccggcccttctgcctcagccagcgctgacccttctgcctcggccagacctggcacttctgctgcagccagggctggcacttcagcctcagccagggctgacatgtctgccttAGCCGGTGCTGGCCCTTCGGCCTCGGCCAGGgatggcacttctgctgcagccagggatGGCACTTCTGCCTCAACCA
- the LOC133243529 gene encoding melanoma-associated antigen B2-like isoform X1, whose translation MPRGQKSKHRAREKRRQARAEIQGLHDQATTSRGEETTSFSPPDSESAPSSSCAAGTTTGPPGAQGTTSAAAGAIRKRSGGGGAARSRSGVGGIARLKSGGGAEGQVQGGENSSQASAAAESSHTDLLTMESENLVKYMLLKYKMRELIKRSEMVKVIHRRYKAQFPEILSRASEHMEMVFGLVLKEVRRNSHCYTLVSNLDLSDSESMRGDWGLPKNGLLMPLLGVIYLNGHRASEEEVWKFLNILGIYDGRMHFIFGDTRKLITEDLVQEEYLEYNQVPGSDPPRYEFLWGPKALTENSKTKVLQFLTKVNNLVPDALLPHYEEALREEAERTGARAATGTGPSASASADPSASARPGTSAAARAGTSASARADMSALAGAGPSASARDGTSAAARDGTSASTSAHSRATSSRSSGP comes from the coding sequence ATGCCTCGTGGGCAGAAGAGTAAGCACCGTGCTCGTGAGAAACGTCGCCAGGCCCGGGCTGAGATCCAGGGTCTTCATGATCAGGCTACCACGTCTAGGGGAGAAGAGACcacctccttctcccctcctgattcAGAGAGTGCTCCCTCAAGCTCGTGTGCTGCTGGCACCACCACGGGTCCTCCGGGAGCCCAAGGCACCACCAGTGCTGCTGCAGGTGCTATACGCAAAAGATCTGGTGGTGGTGGCGCAGCACGCTCGAGATCTGGAGTAGGTGGCATAGCACGCTTGAAATCTGGTGGAGGTGCCGAGGGCCAAGTTCAGGGAGGTGAAAATTCCTCCCAGGCCTCAGCTGCTGCTGAGAGCTCTCACACAGATCTTCTGACCATGGAGTCAGAGAATTTGGTGAAGTACATGCTGTTAAAGTATAAGATGAGGGAGCTAATTAAGAGGTCAGAAATGGTGAAGGTTATCCACAGAAGGTACAAGGCACAATTCCCTGAGATCCTCAGCAGGGCCTCTGAGCACATGGAGATGGTGTTTGGCCTGGTGCTCAAGGAAGTCAGGCGCAACAGTCACTGCTATACCCTGGTGAGCAACCTAGATCTCAGCGACAGTGAGTCTATGAGAGGTGACTGGGGGCTGCCGAAGAATGGTCTTCTGATGCCTCTGCTGGGTGTCATCTACCTGAATGGCCATCGTGCCTCTGAGGAGGAGGTCTGGAAGTTCCTGAATATTCTGGGCATCTATGATGGAAGAATGCACTTCATCTTTGGAGACACCAGGAAGCTCATCACAGAAGATCTGGTGCAGGAAGAGTACCTGGAATACAACCAGGTGCCTGGCAGTGATCCCCCTCGCTATGAGTTCCTGTGGGGTCCTAAAGCGCTCACAGAAAACAGCAAGACGAAAGTCCTGCAATTTTTGACCAAGGTCAACAATTTGGTCCCTGACGCCTTACTGCCACATTATGAGGAGGCTttgagagaggaggcagagagaacCGGAGCCAGAGCTGCAACCGGGAccggcccttctgcctcagccagcgctgacccttctgcctcggccagacctggcacttctgctgcagccagggctggcacttcagcctcagccagggctgacatgtctgccttAGCCGGTGCTGGCCCTTCGGCCTCGGCCAGGgatggcacttctgctgcagccagggatGGCACTTCTGCCTCAACCA